A region of the Dehalococcoidales bacterium genome:
ATTGTGGAGAAAGTCGTTCCACCGCCCACAAATATTGCCAATGCCGGGATTTATTTGTTTAACAGGGAAATCTTTTCAGCGATTACCAGCCTGGAGAAATCTCCGAGGGGAGAGTACGAAATCCCGGGAGCAATACAAGCCCTGATTGATAGCGGAACGAGCTTTGGCTGGTATGAGTTGTCAGACTGGCTTACCTTTTCCGATCCCTGGGATTTATTAAACGGGGGAGATTGGGTATATGAACCTTCAGCCATGGAAATCCTTGGTACAATCGAACAAGGAGCGGTGATAAAAGACAACGTCGGTGTTGGAAAAGGCACTGTTATACGCTCCGGTAGCTATATATGTGGGCCGGTTATTATCGGAAACAATTGTGACATTGGGCCGAATTGTTTTGTGCGGGCTTCCACCTCAATAGGCGATAGCTGTCATATCGGCGCTTCGGTAGAAATCAAGAACTCGATTATTATGGCGGGTACTAGAGTGCCACATCTAACTTATATCGGGGATAGCGTCATCGGTGAAGGATGTAATTTTGGTTCTGGTACCCAAATTGCTAATTTAAGGTTTGATAATATGAATGTAAAAGCTGCCGGTATTGACTCTGGCAGGAGGAAGCTGGGGGCAGTCATAGGGGATCGTGTTTCTACCGGGATCAATGTCAGTATTGATGCAGGTACAGTGATAGGATCTGATGCGCGGATTGGGCCTGGAGTGTTTGTCCGAGGGGCTATTGAGCCAGGAAGCCGTATATTTCGAAACCAGCAATAATTGGTTGATCAGATGTGTGGATAATTAAATCCAAGACAAATTTAATTCTCGAGCACCCATAAAAATTTGTCACCCTTGAGCGTAGCGAAGGATCTCACACAAGTTGTGCCCGTACTTACGGAAAATAAAAAAACTAAATCTCGAGCCACGAATCCGAATAAAGTACGTCTCCCGAAAGCACCCGGTAAGTCTTGTAATATTCCATCTGTTTATCATCAAGCCTTGCAGGATCCACTTCTTCGCCTTCCATCAAGCGGTGCACAAGATCAACAACCGAGCTGAGTTGCCCTCGGGCAATTTGCACCAGTTCTGTATCGAGCGTATCGCAGATAGCGGCATATAACCCATACTTGATTAACATAGCCAGGAAGGTTCGGTTGAAATACCCTCTGAGGTGTGAAGGCACTCCGCTTGATATGTTGGAAAGACCCACAATTGAGCGGCACCCCGGAGCAATTTCCGAAAGCATGCTCATGCATTCCAGGCAAGATTTTACCTGAAAAATATCCACTGTAACCGGTGTGGCAATTGGATCAATCCAAATCCTTTCAGGTGGGATGCCTGCTTCTCCTGCCTGGTAAACCAGGTCAACTGCCAGCATGCAGCGCTCATTAGCATCGCGTGGCATTCCTTCTGTTCCCCAAAGCAGGCCAATTATGTCTACATTATATTTGTTAGCCAGCGGGAGTAGTTTTTCCAACCTCTCCGGTTGAAGTGAAACCGAATTGATGAGTGCCGGTTTAGAGGCAGCCTGTAATCCGGCTTCAATAGCATCGGCGTTGGTGGTATCCAGCGCTAGAGATAAAGGACTGACCTCTTCAACAGTTTTTACCAGCCAATCCATGAGTTCGGCTCCTTCTTTGCGAGATGGTCCGATATTTAAATCCAGCATGTCGGCTCCGGATTTAGTTAAAGCGACTGTAAGTTCTTTAACTGGTTTATCGTTGCGCTCCCTGAAGGCTGTACCAATGCTCCTGGAAACAGTATTTATATTTTCAGCAACTAATATCATTTTCCTGCCCCCCAGTTTTTCAGATATGTCGGAAGATGGGAAGCCTCTCTGGGGCCAATTAATATTTCCCATCCCTCTAACTCTTCTTCTAGCCCGGTACTTTCAAAATCTACATAGCCCGGGATTATCAGTTTTCGGTGGGCAATTTTTTCTTCGATGCCGCTTTTCTTGACGAATTGGCTGATGTTGTCAGCGCTGAACTTACCAGCTGCCCAGGCGGTCATGATGCTTAGCCCTTCAGTATTTTTCACCAACAGATAGGCTGGGACGCGGCTGCTTTCTATTTCTCCGGTAAGCAAGAAATAAGTCAAAGAGAAATTACTGGTGAGTAATACTGGAGAATTTTCATCTGGGCTGCCGATCTCGTAAATGCCCTCTTTAGTAGCCAGTGGGCGCTGTGGATCGGTGAAGATATTCATTCTTTCCACTAATAGTGTAAATAGTGATTCGGCTTGGATTTCGTTTAGAACTACCAACCCTGCATATTTGGCAATCAGGATAGAAGCATACAGAGTTTCTTTTAAAGGTGTATCGCTCATCTCCCCGGGGAATACAATGGTAGGGAAACCAAGTGGGCGATACTTGTTGATTAACGCAGAGCGCCGAATAGCTATCTGGTCATTAAATGCCTGCTTGATTGTTCGAGCGCCGGAATCCAGCACCAATTCCTTGAATCCTCCAGCAGTTATCCGCTCAGCCAGTTCTGCAAGCTTTTCCAGATTTTCAGCCTTGATGGCAAGAGGGCAGGCGTATTTTTTAGCAAGTTCAAGCATTGTATCAGCATTATTTTTGTTTGCCGCATAGATTAAAGGTCGGTTGGGCGCTGATACTTGCAGTGCTTTTTCTAATACCCCTGGTTCAGAGCATATAAGGATTAAAGCTGCATCGGTTTTATTGATTACACTTTCAACTACTGAGGTGTATTTTTCTGCATCCCCGGAATCGTATCTTATTGCCAGCATTTCGGCCTTGAGTTTGTTGCCTGCCCGCTCATAATGAAGCGATTCAAACTGTTCAAATTGTTTATTGATTCTTGATTCATCCATTGAATCGCTGATGGTGAACGCTATCGGGGGAGGGTTCTCAAAGCGTTTTTCGTGCCTGAACATTACCGTCTCCCCGCCGGTTTTCACCATGCGCTCTCCGGCACCGATGATTATTGCTCTTATCGGTGGGGCGGAAGCTTCTTCCAGTTTTATTCTGACTTCACTGCTGAGATGAGGGCACTTATCAAGCTCCGATTTTCCTGCAGCAATGCTCATGGCAAACGCTAAACATGTTGGCACACCGCAATCTCCGCAGTTAGTTTTCGGGAGCAGTTTGAATATTTCGATACCGGAAAGGGCCATACAATATTCTCCTTAATAAGCTAATCAGGTTAATTAGCAAGTTCGCCGATTATTTCTTTTACCAGCGCGATTGCTTTCGGGTGGCGCATTATCATTACATCTCCACCTGCAAGCAAG
Encoded here:
- the acsC gene encoding acetyl-CoA decarbonylase/synthase complex subunit gamma, producing the protein MALSGIEIFKLLPKTNCGDCGVPTCLAFAMSIAAGKSELDKCPHLSSEVRIKLEEASAPPIRAIIIGAGERMVKTGGETVMFRHEKRFENPPPIAFTISDSMDESRINKQFEQFESLHYERAGNKLKAEMLAIRYDSGDAEKYTSVVESVINKTDAALILICSEPGVLEKALQVSAPNRPLIYAANKNNADTMLELAKKYACPLAIKAENLEKLAELAERITAGGFKELVLDSGARTIKQAFNDQIAIRRSALINKYRPLGFPTIVFPGEMSDTPLKETLYASILIAKYAGLVVLNEIQAESLFTLLVERMNIFTDPQRPLATKEGIYEIGSPDENSPVLLTSNFSLTYFLLTGEIESSRVPAYLLVKNTEGLSIMTAWAAGKFSADNISQFVKKSGIEEKIAHRKLIIPGYVDFESTGLEEELEGWEILIGPREASHLPTYLKNWGAGK
- a CDS encoding sugar phosphate nucleotidyltransferase, whose translation is QDEPLGTADAIFRVKSMVEEHFLVLNGDTLYRPQDISGLLAISTPAMGVIQVADARNMGVVTTRDNWVSSIVEKVVPPPTNIANAGIYLFNREIFSAITSLEKSPRGEYEIPGAIQALIDSGTSFGWYELSDWLTFSDPWDLLNGGDWVYEPSAMEILGTIEQGAVIKDNVGVGKGTVIRSGSYICGPVIIGNNCDIGPNCFVRASTSIGDSCHIGASVEIKNSIIMAGTRVPHLTYIGDSVIGEGCNFGSGTQIANLRFDNMNVKAAGIDSGRRKLGAVIGDRVSTGINVSIDAGTVIGSDARIGPGVFVRGAIEPGSRIFRNQQ
- a CDS encoding dihydropteroate synthase; this translates as MILVAENINTVSRSIGTAFRERNDKPVKELTVALTKSGADMLDLNIGPSRKEGAELMDWLVKTVEEVSPLSLALDTTNADAIEAGLQAASKPALINSVSLQPERLEKLLPLANKYNVDIIGLLWGTEGMPRDANERCMLAVDLVYQAGEAGIPPERIWIDPIATPVTVDIFQVKSCLECMSMLSEIAPGCRSIVGLSNISSGVPSHLRGYFNRTFLAMLIKYGLYAAICDTLDTELVQIARGQLSSVVDLVHRLMEGEEVDPARLDDKQMEYYKTYRVLSGDVLYSDSWLEI